From one Lycium ferocissimum isolate CSIRO_LF1 chromosome 5, AGI_CSIRO_Lferr_CH_V1, whole genome shotgun sequence genomic stretch:
- the LOC132057627 gene encoding putative F-box protein At1g47300, which produces MKKELWFPSSDMLYEVLPRLSTKDLLKLKCVSKGWRCLISDRSFIQVQLKNKEPLTGFFYQGRYKWCDEDYDYISFIPIARVTAEVHNDVLNFLPERIAILDSRHGLICCRSSFPRRVPIIYICNPVNKEWKTLQWPNPSRESIITLVFDPLKNPVDEFTNFKENGEAQERFVFVITTCRKRDPSVQ; this is translated from the exons ATGAAGAAGGAACTTTGGTTTCCAAGCAGTGACATGCTATATGAAGTACTACCGAGATTGTCTACTAAGGATTTGCTGAAATTGAAATGTGTGTCAAAGGGATGGCGATGTCTTATATCTGACCGCAGTTTCATCCAAGTTCAGTTGAAAAACAAGGAACCGCTCACAGGTTTCTTCTACCAGGGTAGGTATAAGTGGTGCGACGAGGATTATGACTATATCAGCTTCATACCTATAGCAAGAGTTACTGCTGAAGTCCATAATGATGTTCTCAATTTCCTCCCAGAAAGAATTGCCATCCTGGATTCAAGACACGGACTTATCTGTTGTCGAAGTAGCTTCCCTCGTCGTGTTCCCATAATTTACATTTGTAACCCTGTGAATAAGGAGTGGAAAACGCTTCAATGGCCAAACCCTTCCAGAGAAAGTATCATAACTTTGGTTTTTGATCCACTGAAGAACCCGGTCGATGAGTTCACAAATTTTAAG GAAAATGGAGAAGCTCAAGAGAGATTTGTCTTTGTGATCACAACATGCAGAAAAAGGGATCCATCTGTGCAgtag